GTATGTTTTCGCCGCTTGCGATGTTATATATCCTGTGTTTTCCCTTAAGTGCTATTTGGGGCAGTATCCTTACTACATCATGTACGCTGACATGGTCTCTGCCGGAATCCATGGTTGTATTCAGCACGATTCTCTTTTTCTTTAGAGCGTCCCTGATCAGCGAGAATATGAAGTTCTCTGACTGGGAGTCATAGCCGTAGACATTCGATAGCCTCGCCACTCTCACATTGTCCTCACCGGCAGCGAAACAGGCCGCTTCACCCATTATTTTTGAGATATTATACAGGTCGCCCGGAACAAGAGGCTGACTGTGGATAACATCCTCCTCGTGCGCGATATCCTCCCTGACCCCG
The sequence above is drawn from the bacterium genome and encodes:
- a CDS encoding NAD-dependent epimerase/dehydratase family protein, which produces MTSFTVLGASGFVGSHLVQHLQREGHDCFAPAKGVDISARNLGHVIYCIGLTADFRTKPYETINAHVCCLVDALTRYKFDSFVYLSSTRVYGVREDIAHEEDVIHSQPLVPGDLYNISKIMGEAACFAAGEDNVRVARLSNVYGYDSQSENFIFSLIRDALKKKRIVLNTTMDSGRDHVSVHDVVRILPQIALKGKHRIYNIASGENI